In the genome of Christensenella timonensis, one region contains:
- the queA gene encoding tRNA preQ1(34) S-adenosylmethionine ribosyltransferase-isomerase QueA, translated as MKTSDFDYDLPEELIAQTPIEPRDHSRLLVYDRLSKKVEHKHFYDVADYLKAGDVLVVNETKVIPARLYGKKRETGTDFEFLLLKRSALDTWDVIMRPGKKLKPGGYVDFGDDLCAKLLCKKEDGVCEVAFEYEGVFEDVLERYGNMPLPPYITQRLEKKERYQTVYAKEDGSAAAPTAGLHFTPALLKKLEDKGVILVKILLHVGLGTFRPMKEETVENHVMHSEYYSVSEDAARAINAAKREGRRVIAVGTTSVRTLESAARDGLVQAGSADTDIFIYPGYAWQVVDALITNFHLPKSTLVMLVSAFCGREETLDLYQQAVEMKYRFFSFGDSMLIL; from the coding sequence ATGAAAACATCTGATTTTGATTATGACCTGCCCGAAGAACTGATCGCACAAACGCCCATCGAGCCGCGTGACCATTCGCGGCTTTTGGTATATGACCGCTTGTCAAAAAAAGTGGAACACAAGCACTTTTACGATGTGGCCGATTATTTGAAAGCGGGCGATGTGCTGGTGGTGAATGAAACAAAGGTCATTCCCGCGCGCCTGTACGGAAAAAAGCGTGAAACGGGTACGGACTTTGAATTCTTACTGCTGAAGCGCTCAGCGCTCGATACGTGGGACGTGATCATGCGGCCGGGAAAAAAATTGAAACCGGGCGGTTATGTGGATTTCGGCGACGACCTGTGTGCGAAGCTGCTGTGCAAGAAAGAGGACGGCGTGTGCGAGGTTGCCTTTGAATACGAGGGCGTGTTTGAAGACGTGCTTGAAAGGTACGGCAATATGCCGCTGCCTCCGTATATCACGCAGCGCCTGGAGAAAAAGGAGCGTTACCAGACGGTATACGCAAAGGAGGACGGCAGCGCGGCTGCGCCGACGGCGGGACTGCATTTTACTCCTGCCCTTTTAAAGAAGCTGGAAGACAAAGGCGTGATTTTGGTAAAGATATTGCTGCATGTGGGACTGGGAACCTTCCGCCCCATGAAGGAAGAAACGGTGGAAAACCACGTCATGCATTCGGAATATTACAGCGTCAGCGAAGATGCCGCACGAGCGATCAACGCGGCCAAACGGGAAGGACGCAGGGTGATCGCCGTGGGAACGACGTCTGTGCGGACGCTGGAGAGCGCGGCAAGGGACGGCCTGGTTCAGGCGGGCAGCGCGGATACGGATATTTTTATTTATCCGGGTTATGCGTGGCAGGTCGTGGATGCGCTGATTACCAATTTCCACCTGCCGAAATCTACGCTGGTGATGTTGGTGAGCGCGTTTTGCGGACGGGAAGAAACGCTGGATCTGTATCAGCAGGCAGTCGAGATGAAATACAGGTTCTTTAGCTTTGGGGATAGCATGTTGATATTGTGA
- a CDS encoding ABC transporter permease → MESLGKKSFSQTLGKGVKSIFTSTAGVVFVVTILITLFVNIATSGNFYTAYNISTFTRTACFTIIVGFAQTLVLLLGGIDLSVASVAGLASMIFAMLVLVMGVDPFVAITIALVAGIGMGALNGIFICGLGLTPFIVTLATSSLFKGIVYVATQGFPLTGIPESVTVIGQGSLGGILPYPVIIMIVLAVILIFLLKLTSFGRHIYAVGGNEEASKIVGIRVNKTKMGVYCLAGFLSAIAGVLMVLRMGSSQVNIGENWVMPSITAAVLGGTSMNGGSGGIGGTIVGGFLMATISYSISLLGISSYWDQVVTGLVVLIAISIDAIRRKKQASV, encoded by the coding sequence ATGGAAAGTTTAGGTAAGAAAAGTTTTTCCCAGACGCTGGGAAAAGGGGTGAAATCGATTTTCACATCCACGGCGGGCGTGGTATTCGTGGTAACGATCCTGATCACGTTGTTCGTCAACATTGCCACGAGCGGCAATTTTTATACGGCCTATAATATTTCTACATTTACCCGTACGGCATGCTTTACGATCATCGTGGGCTTTGCCCAGACGCTGGTATTGCTCTTGGGCGGGATCGACCTTTCGGTCGCGAGCGTCGCTGGCCTTGCAAGCATGATCTTTGCGATGCTGGTACTGGTGATGGGTGTGGATCCGTTTGTGGCGATCACCATTGCGCTGGTAGCGGGCATCGGCATGGGCGCGCTCAATGGTATCTTTATCTGCGGCCTTGGACTCACGCCGTTTATCGTAACGCTGGCAACCAGCTCGCTTTTTAAAGGAATCGTATATGTTGCGACACAGGGCTTCCCCCTGACGGGCATCCCGGAGTCGGTCACAGTGATCGGCCAGGGCTCGCTGGGCGGTATCCTTCCGTATCCGGTCATTATCATGATCGTGCTGGCGGTGATCCTGATTTTTTTGCTCAAACTGACGAGCTTTGGGCGCCACATTTACGCGGTAGGCGGGAATGAAGAAGCGTCCAAAATCGTGGGTATCCGCGTCAACAAGACAAAAATGGGCGTTTACTGCCTCGCTGGTTTCCTGTCGGCGATCGCAGGCGTGCTCATGGTGCTGCGCATGGGTTCTTCGCAGGTAAACATCGGCGAGAACTGGGTCATGCCGTCCATCACGGCAGCTGTTTTGGGCGGAACGTCCATGAACGGCGGCAGCGGCGGCATCGGCGGAACCATCGTCGGCGGATTTTTGATGGCGACGATCTCCTACAGTATCAGCTTGCTGGGCATTTCCTCTTATTGGGACCAAGTGGTAACAGGCCTTGTGGTATTGATCGCAATTTCCATTGACGCGATCCGCCGCAAAAAACAGGCAAGCGTATAA
- a CDS encoding VOC family protein, with protein sequence MTYQELLEHNKKRTVKQIAFLTDDIDKAVRLWVDKLKVGPWTIYKFSSETMKDFHVNGELVTEPFEFEVALSDIGDTNIEIMMPVKGPNIYGKFIETKGTGMHHFKEHITDENMEGYIAELKERGMDVIQSGWCGPDFHAYINTEPVMGFNYELGNCPETIDIPEEYIRYYPEKD encoded by the coding sequence ATGACGTATCAGGAATTATTGGAGCATAACAAAAAGAGGACGGTTAAGCAGATCGCATTTCTGACGGACGACATCGACAAGGCAGTGCGGCTGTGGGTAGATAAGCTGAAAGTGGGGCCGTGGACGATCTACAAATTCTCCAGCGAGACGATGAAGGATTTCCACGTGAACGGGGAGCTGGTGACGGAGCCGTTTGAATTCGAGGTGGCGCTTTCGGACATCGGGGATACGAACATCGAGATCATGATGCCGGTGAAGGGGCCGAACATCTATGGAAAATTCATCGAGACAAAGGGCACGGGGATGCACCATTTCAAGGAGCATATCACGGACGAGAATATGGAAGGCTACATTGCGGAGCTGAAGGAAAGAGGGATGGACGTGATCCAGAGCGGCTGGTGCGGCCCGGACTTCCACGCGTACATCAACACGGAACCGGTGATGGGCTTCAACTACGAGCTGGGGAACTGCCCGGAAACGATCGACATCCCGGAGGAGTACATCCGCTATTATCCTGAAAAGGACTGA
- a CDS encoding substrate-binding domain-containing protein, whose amino-acid sequence MKKRILVVTVCLVLVVAMLAGCTAAPAASSEPASQAPAQTSEAPAETSAAPAESSEAPSASAAASDGGAIVSDSTNVALDDYTPAKKEYNFYLTYKLVHPWWDAVGLGLEEAQKQYAEKGITVNYEYTAPVTPDATDQVSRLEQAAGRNFDVIGVDVNDIKIVTPTINNLIDQGVKVMTFSSSDATKEDGCKRIAYVGNTHNKQDGADLAEILAEKIGYKGQVAALGGTIGAPCHEDRIEGFKEVMAKYPDIEVVEIQYDNDQVEQALTYAEGFLQKYPDLKGIFCNNMGNPIGAAQAVLDAGKQDQVVIVGMDHDKRALEYLRDGVISALGVQDCFKMGFDTIQVAIKIADGLEPGDAYPEQTQEKTTIIYPDGAQHLLDMLYPES is encoded by the coding sequence ATGAAAAAGAGAATTTTGGTTGTGACAGTATGCCTGGTGCTTGTTGTTGCAATGCTGGCAGGATGCACGGCTGCTCCTGCGGCATCTTCGGAACCCGCATCGCAGGCGCCTGCGCAGACGTCTGAGGCTCCGGCAGAAACATCCGCAGCTCCGGCAGAAAGCTCGGAAGCCCCGTCTGCATCTGCAGCGGCGTCTGACGGCGGCGCGATCGTAAGCGACAGCACGAATGTTGCGCTGGATGATTACACGCCTGCAAAAAAGGAATACAACTTCTATCTGACGTACAAGCTGGTGCATCCGTGGTGGGACGCTGTAGGCCTGGGACTGGAAGAAGCGCAGAAACAGTATGCTGAAAAAGGCATCACGGTCAATTATGAGTACACAGCCCCTGTGACGCCGGACGCAACGGATCAGGTAAGCAGGTTGGAGCAGGCTGCGGGCAGGAACTTTGACGTGATCGGCGTTGACGTAAACGATATCAAGATCGTTACGCCTACCATCAATAACCTGATCGACCAGGGCGTTAAAGTAATGACGTTCTCCAGCTCCGACGCAACAAAAGAAGACGGCTGCAAGCGTATCGCTTATGTGGGAAATACGCACAACAAACAGGACGGCGCAGACCTGGCGGAGATCCTGGCTGAAAAGATCGGCTATAAAGGACAGGTTGCGGCTTTGGGCGGCACGATCGGCGCTCCCTGCCACGAAGACCGTATCGAGGGCTTCAAGGAAGTCATGGCAAAGTATCCTGACATCGAAGTAGTAGAAATCCAGTATGACAACGACCAGGTTGAACAGGCCCTCACATATGCGGAAGGTTTCCTGCAGAAATATCCTGACCTCAAAGGTATCTTCTGCAATAACATGGGCAACCCGATCGGCGCTGCACAGGCGGTACTCGACGCCGGTAAGCAGGATCAGGTCGTCATCGTTGGTATGGATCACGACAAACGTGCGCTTGAGTATTTAAGAGACGGCGTAATCTCTGCGCTGGGCGTACAGGATTGCTTCAAGATGGGCTTTGACACGATCCAGGTAGCGATCAAGATCGCGGATGGTTTGGAACCCGGCGATGCATATCCGGAACAGACACAGGAAAAGACGACCATCATTTATCCGGACGGCGCACAGCATCTTCTCGACATGCTGTATCCTGAATCTTGA
- a CDS encoding YeiH family protein: protein MKFLKSHWKGLLLCLVIAVPAFFLGKLLPVVGGPVFAILIGMVLALLIKNRGSLNEGVNFTSKKILQWAVVLLGFGMNLTEILRVGAQSLPIIISTIATSLILAYIMYRAMKMPSRISTLIGVGSSICGGSAIAATAPVIGANDEEIAQSISVIFLFNVIAALIFPTLGGALGLSNEGFGLFAGTAINDTSSVTAAATAWDGIHGSNTLDTATIVKLTRTLAIIPITLVLAFVRTRKEKKLEASEGVKVSFKKIFPWFVLFFVLASVVTTVFNLPAFVTGPLKELSKFFIIMAMAAIGLNTNIVKLVKTGGKPIFMGLICWIGIAAVSLGMQHILGIW, encoded by the coding sequence ATGAAATTTTTAAAAAGCCACTGGAAAGGGCTGTTGCTGTGCCTTGTGATCGCAGTACCAGCCTTTTTCCTGGGAAAACTGCTGCCCGTAGTGGGAGGCCCGGTTTTCGCCATCCTGATCGGCATGGTACTGGCCTTGCTGATCAAAAACAGGGGCAGCCTGAACGAGGGGGTCAACTTTACCTCCAAGAAAATACTGCAATGGGCGGTCGTACTGCTCGGCTTCGGCATGAACCTGACGGAGATCCTGCGCGTAGGCGCGCAGTCCCTGCCCATCATCATCTCCACCATCGCCACCTCGCTCATCTTAGCGTACATCATGTACCGCGCAATGAAAATGCCTTCGCGTATTTCAACGCTGATCGGCGTAGGCTCGTCCATCTGCGGCGGCAGCGCCATTGCGGCCACTGCGCCTGTAATCGGCGCCAACGACGAGGAGATCGCACAATCGATTTCCGTTATCTTCCTGTTCAACGTGATTGCCGCGCTCATTTTCCCGACCTTGGGCGGCGCGCTCGGTCTTTCCAACGAAGGTTTCGGCCTTTTTGCGGGGACGGCAATCAACGATACCTCCTCCGTCACAGCGGCAGCAACCGCGTGGGACGGTATCCATGGCAGCAATACCCTCGATACCGCGACCATCGTCAAGCTGACGCGCACGCTGGCGATCATCCCTATCACGCTTGTGCTGGCGTTTGTACGCACCCGCAAAGAAAAGAAACTGGAAGCGAGCGAAGGCGTCAAGGTCAGCTTCAAAAAAATATTTCCTTGGTTCGTACTGTTTTTTGTACTTGCCTCGGTCGTTACGACCGTTTTCAACCTGCCAGCCTTTGTCACCGGGCCGCTGAAAGAATTGAGTAAGTTCTTCATCATCATGGCCATGGCAGCCATCGGCCTCAATACCAATATCGTCAAGTTGGTAAAAACAGGTGGAAAACCGATTTTCATGGGCCTCATTTGCTGGATCGGCATCGCAGCGGTCAGCCTGGGGATGCAGCATATACTGGGAATCTGGTGA
- the tgt gene encoding tRNA guanosine(34) transglycosylase Tgt, whose protein sequence is MDFKFTVEKKDSGSRARTGILQTPHGEIKTPVFMPVGTQATVKAMTNGQVLEAGAQIILGNTYHLYMRPGHELVAEAGGLHKFMNWKKPILTDSGGFQVFSLGDLRKLTEEGAAFQSHLDGSRHMFTPEKVVQIEEALGPDIMMVLDECTPYPADYDYTKHSMERTHRWARRCKDAQTREDMALFGIVQGGMYGDLRAKSAEAVAEMDFIGNAIGGLSVGEPKPMMYEMLDVVNGILPEEKPRYLMGVGSADCLVEGVARGVDMFDCVLQTRIARNGTALVRNGKLVIRNQEFAKDFRPIDEQCDCYACRNHTRAYIRHLIKTNEILGAILLSIHNTRFTIRLMEEIRGHIEAGSFEEFRHEFMAAFRM, encoded by the coding sequence ATGGATTTTAAGTTTACGGTGGAAAAAAAGGACAGCGGCAGCAGGGCGCGCACGGGCATCCTCCAAACGCCGCACGGGGAGATCAAAACGCCGGTTTTTATGCCGGTAGGCACGCAAGCTACGGTCAAGGCGATGACCAACGGGCAGGTGCTTGAGGCGGGCGCGCAGATCATACTTGGAAATACCTACCATTTATATATGCGCCCGGGACATGAACTGGTCGCCGAGGCGGGCGGCTTGCATAAATTTATGAACTGGAAGAAGCCGATATTGACGGACAGCGGCGGTTTTCAGGTATTCAGTTTAGGCGACCTGCGCAAGCTGACGGAGGAAGGCGCCGCTTTCCAGTCGCACCTCGATGGGTCACGGCACATGTTTACGCCTGAGAAGGTGGTGCAGATCGAAGAAGCGCTGGGGCCGGACATCATGATGGTTCTGGACGAGTGCACGCCGTATCCGGCAGACTACGACTATACCAAACATTCCATGGAGCGTACCCACCGCTGGGCCAGGCGGTGTAAGGACGCGCAGACGAGGGAAGATATGGCGCTGTTCGGCATCGTGCAGGGCGGGATGTACGGCGACCTGCGGGCGAAAAGCGCGGAAGCAGTCGCGGAAATGGATTTTATCGGCAACGCGATCGGCGGGCTTTCCGTAGGCGAGCCAAAGCCGATGATGTATGAGATGCTCGATGTGGTGAATGGTATATTGCCGGAGGAAAAGCCGCGTTACTTAATGGGCGTGGGCAGTGCAGACTGCCTCGTGGAAGGGGTGGCGCGCGGCGTTGATATGTTTGACTGCGTGCTGCAGACGCGTATCGCCCGCAATGGCACGGCGCTGGTGAGGAATGGCAAGCTGGTGATCCGCAACCAGGAATTTGCCAAGGATTTCCGCCCGATCGACGAGCAATGCGACTGTTATGCGTGCAGGAACCACACAAGGGCATATATCCGCCACCTGATCAAGACCAACGAGATATTGGGCGCGATCCTGCTCTCTATCCATAATACGCGCTTTACCATCCGCCTGATGGAAGAAATACGCGGACATATTGAAGCGGGCAGCTTTGAAGAGTTCCGGCACGAGTTTATGGCTGCATTTCGCATGTAA
- a CDS encoding EFR1 family ferrodoxin (N-terminal region resembles flavodoxins. C-terminal ferrodoxin region binds two 4Fe-4S clusters.), with the protein MKMEKVWAAYFSATGTTKKIVETVAWEIAREMKIECETFDFTLPKAREGAPVFGARDIVVFGTPVYAGRVPNVLLKYLKTVKGNGALAVPVVVFGNRDFDDALIELRDILQENGFVPIAAAAFVGEHSFSDVLAKDRPDGEDMKKARDFVQGVTKKIHVQGGEKGGALAVDGVPYPYRGYYQPRDRAGNAIDIRRVKPLTSGACDNCRLCSEICPMGCIDYENVREYTGICIKCGACVKRCPRGAKYYDDEGYLYHKTELEEGLLRRAEPKVFL; encoded by the coding sequence ATGAAGATGGAAAAGGTTTGGGCGGCATATTTCAGCGCAACGGGCACGACGAAGAAAATTGTGGAAACAGTCGCGTGGGAAATTGCGCGGGAAATGAAAATAGAATGTGAAACGTTTGATTTTACGCTGCCAAAGGCAAGGGAAGGCGCGCCCGTTTTCGGCGCGCGGGATATTGTCGTTTTCGGCACGCCCGTATATGCGGGACGCGTGCCTAACGTACTGCTTAAATATTTGAAGACAGTCAAGGGAAACGGCGCGCTGGCCGTGCCGGTCGTGGTTTTTGGCAACCGCGATTTTGACGATGCGCTCATCGAGCTGCGCGATATTTTGCAGGAAAACGGATTTGTGCCAATTGCAGCGGCAGCCTTTGTAGGAGAGCATTCTTTTTCCGATGTACTGGCAAAGGACAGGCCGGACGGCGAGGATATGAAAAAGGCGCGGGACTTTGTACAGGGCGTTACGAAGAAAATCCATGTGCAGGGCGGTGAAAAAGGCGGCGCGTTGGCGGTGGATGGCGTGCCATATCCGTACAGGGGATATTACCAGCCGCGGGATCGTGCGGGCAACGCGATCGATATCCGCAGGGTCAAGCCGCTTACAAGCGGGGCCTGCGACAATTGCAGGCTGTGCTCGGAGATTTGCCCGATGGGCTGTATTGACTATGAAAATGTACGGGAATATACTGGGATTTGTATCAAATGCGGTGCATGCGTCAAGCGGTGCCCCAGGGGGGCGAAGTATTACGATGATGAGGGGTACCTGTACCATAAAACAGAACTGGAAGAAGGGCTGCTGCGCAGGGCAGAGCCAAAGGTTTTCTTATAA
- the abc-f gene encoding ribosomal protection-like ABC-F family protein, whose product MSQINISHLAFAYEGSFDTVFDDVSVTLDTDWKLGLTGRNGCGKTMLLKLLCGGMEYQGNIRADVSFDYFPFEAEDPLCLTMDMITDTAQCEQWQASREASLLELAEDALWRPFTSLSNGERTKALLSALFLKQGNFLLIDEPTNHLDSRARGVVAEYLRRKKGFILVSHDRTFLDGCIDHVLSINRTNIEVQSGNFSTWMENKRRQDAYELERNKLLKKEIRRLEQTARQKAEWSDRVEKTKKGARVAGLRPDRGAIGHKAAKMMRRAKTVEERTQKAAEEKAGLLKNIEKAEKIVLKPLAYHTQRLWACRNLKIYYGEKTVCEHVDLVIGQGERIALTGKNGCGKSSLLKLIVGESIPYTGEAHPGSGLKISYIPQDTSFLEGTLDAFIAQHMLDKTLMRTLLRKLDFSRGQFEKDLGDLSGGQKKKVLIAKSLCESAHLYVWDEPLNFIDIVSRMQVEELLRGCGAAMIFVEHDAAFVHNVATRQVRL is encoded by the coding sequence ATGTCACAAATCAATATTTCCCACCTGGCGTTTGCATACGAAGGAAGTTTCGACACGGTTTTTGACGATGTGAGCGTCACGCTGGATACGGATTGGAAGCTGGGGCTTACCGGCCGGAACGGCTGTGGGAAGACAATGCTTTTAAAACTTCTTTGCGGGGGAATGGAATATCAGGGAAATATCCGCGCGGACGTTTCCTTTGATTATTTTCCCTTTGAAGCCGAAGACCCGTTATGTCTTACAATGGATATGATTACGGATACCGCGCAGTGTGAGCAGTGGCAGGCATCGCGCGAGGCGTCGCTTTTGGAGCTTGCGGAGGATGCGCTGTGGCGGCCGTTTACGAGCCTGAGCAACGGGGAGCGGACAAAAGCGCTGCTTTCGGCGTTGTTTTTGAAGCAGGGGAACTTCCTGCTCATCGACGAACCGACCAACCATCTGGACAGCCGGGCGCGCGGGGTGGTGGCGGAGTATTTGCGCAGAAAAAAAGGGTTCATCCTTGTTTCGCACGACCGGACGTTCCTGGATGGATGTATCGACCATGTCCTCTCCATAAACCGTACGAATATTGAAGTACAAAGCGGAAATTTTTCCACATGGATGGAAAACAAACGGCGGCAGGACGCGTATGAGCTGGAGCGTAACAAACTCCTGAAAAAAGAGATCAGGCGCCTTGAACAAACGGCGCGGCAAAAAGCGGAGTGGTCAGACAGGGTGGAAAAGACCAAAAAGGGCGCGCGCGTTGCCGGGCTCAGGCCGGATCGCGGGGCGATCGGGCATAAGGCTGCTAAAATGATGAGGCGCGCCAAAACGGTGGAGGAGCGTACGCAAAAGGCGGCGGAAGAAAAGGCGGGTCTTTTAAAAAACATCGAAAAGGCGGAGAAGATCGTTTTGAAGCCGCTGGCATACCATACGCAGCGCCTGTGGGCATGCAGGAACCTGAAGATATACTATGGGGAGAAGACGGTATGCGAGCATGTGGACCTTGTGATTGGGCAGGGAGAAAGGATTGCGCTTACAGGCAAAAACGGATGCGGAAAATCCAGCCTTTTAAAGCTGATCGTGGGGGAAAGTATTCCTTATACAGGGGAGGCGCATCCGGGGAGCGGCTTGAAGATATCGTATATTCCGCAGGATACCTCGTTTCTGGAAGGGACGCTTGACGCGTTCATCGCTCAGCATATGCTTGACAAAACCCTGATGCGGACGCTGCTTCGCAAGCTGGATTTTTCGCGCGGGCAGTTTGAAAAGGACTTGGGAGACTTAAGCGGCGGGCAAAAGAAGAAGGTGCTGATCGCAAAGAGCCTGTGCGAAAGCGCGCATCTTTACGTTTGGGACGAACCTCTCAATTTTATCGACATCGTCTCGCGCATGCAGGTCGAAGAGCTTTTGCGGGGCTGCGGGGCTGCTATGATTTTCGTGGAGCATGACGCCGCGTTCGTGCACAACGTTGCCACCCGGCAGGTACGGCTGTAG
- a CDS encoding LysR family transcriptional regulator, protein MLDFRTETFLTVCKHLNYTKAARVLNITQPAVSQHIRYLEEYYAAKLFLKNGKKIELTQAGAQLRSALIAMKHDDLFLRKKLSRGPRKKELNFGVTLTVGEFVIPRPVAEYLKKHPHTELRVVVANTQRLLKKLDDGEIDFALVEGYFAKNEYDHIVFRTEPYIAVCGNAYRLKKQPPYMLDDLLCERILIRETGSGTREVLEKCLEEKNLQVSDFRNVVEISNLSMIKTLVAENCGVTFLYEAAVRKELDERILRKIDLNDFYVEHDLTFIWRQGSVFSDDYRVLYEELHG, encoded by the coding sequence ATGTTGGATTTCAGGACGGAAACATTTTTAACGGTATGTAAGCATTTGAATTATACAAAGGCGGCGCGGGTACTAAACATCACGCAGCCGGCGGTATCCCAGCATATTCGTTATTTGGAAGAGTATTATGCGGCGAAGCTGTTCCTGAAAAATGGAAAAAAGATCGAGTTGACACAGGCGGGGGCACAACTGCGCAGCGCCCTCATTGCCATGAAGCACGACGACCTTTTCCTGCGCAAAAAATTATCCCGCGGGCCCCGCAAAAAGGAGCTGAATTTTGGCGTCACGCTGACGGTAGGTGAATTTGTGATCCCGCGCCCGGTTGCGGAATATTTAAAAAAGCATCCGCATACGGAGCTGCGGGTCGTTGTTGCCAATACGCAGCGGCTCCTGAAGAAGCTGGACGATGGGGAGATCGATTTTGCCTTGGTGGAAGGGTATTTTGCCAAAAACGAATACGACCACATCGTGTTCCGTACAGAGCCGTACATCGCTGTGTGCGGCAACGCTTACCGTTTAAAAAAGCAGCCGCCGTACATGCTGGACGACCTGCTGTGCGAACGCATTTTGATCCGGGAAACGGGCAGCGGTACGCGTGAGGTGTTGGAAAAATGCCTGGAGGAAAAGAACCTGCAGGTCTCGGATTTTAGAAACGTCGTGGAGATCAGTAACTTAAGTATGATTAAAACGCTTGTAGCGGAAAACTGCGGCGTAACGTTCTTATATGAAGCTGCGGTGCGCAAAGAGCTGGATGAGCGGATCTTGCGAAAAATCGACCTCAATGATTTTTATGTGGAGCACGACCTGACCTTCATTTGGCGGCAGGGCAGCGTTTTTTCTGACGACTACCGGGTTTTGTATGAAGAGTTGCACGGTTAA
- a CDS encoding sugar ABC transporter ATP-binding protein, with product MSEFILEMKGIVKEFPGTLALDHVDFSVRPGEIMALIGENGAGKSTLMNVLMGIHQPNEGEILLEGKTIENRTPREALDRGIGMVPQELNLVSDISIAENIFLGSHQKKKGVIDWEKTYEKAEEALKQLDVEMDPRKKVSEISAAYQQLVSIARTLTAGSHIIVFDEPTASLTLNETQHLFNNIRKLKAAGKSIIIITHHLDEVVELSDRVSIMRDGKMVHVGNTAEMPIDEMIYHMAGEHVEKTVKEEREYSEEEFFSVSHFSRKKEFDDVSFSVRKGEIFGVAGLVGAGRTELFSCIYGLTKRDSGTVRLDGKEVEIHTPHEAIAQGIGLVPEERRKQGMFPVIPVYENIMLPSYDKTKKGVVIDFNTVKKESDEYIKKLRIKTPSGNVPIKSLSGGNQQKVILARWMEKKVKLLILDEPTRGIDVRAKGEIYKLIREMADTGITVIVISSEIEELLTISDRMMIMFNGKVKGIITPDDTVEREDILKIALQ from the coding sequence ATGTCTGAATTTATCTTGGAAATGAAAGGAATCGTCAAGGAGTTCCCCGGAACGCTTGCCCTCGATCACGTTGATTTCAGCGTCCGACCGGGCGAGATCATGGCGCTTATTGGAGAAAACGGCGCCGGGAAAAGCACGCTGATGAACGTGCTGATGGGGATACACCAGCCCAATGAAGGAGAGATCCTGCTGGAAGGCAAGACGATTGAGAACAGGACGCCGAGGGAGGCCCTTGACAGGGGGATCGGGATGGTCCCGCAGGAACTGAACCTGGTGAGCGATATTTCCATCGCGGAAAATATTTTCCTGGGAAGCCACCAGAAGAAAAAAGGCGTGATCGATTGGGAGAAAACGTACGAAAAAGCTGAGGAAGCATTGAAACAACTTGATGTGGAAATGGATCCGCGCAAAAAGGTGAGCGAGATTTCGGCTGCCTACCAGCAACTGGTGTCCATTGCCAGAACGCTGACGGCAGGATCGCATATCATCGTTTTTGACGAGCCGACCGCATCCTTAACCTTGAATGAAACACAGCACTTATTTAATAATATACGGAAGTTAAAAGCGGCGGGGAAATCCATCATCATCATTACCCACCACTTAGACGAGGTCGTGGAGCTTTCCGACCGCGTGAGCATCATGCGCGACGGGAAGATGGTGCATGTCGGCAATACGGCGGAGATGCCCATCGATGAAATGATTTACCACATGGCGGGCGAGCACGTGGAAAAAACAGTCAAAGAGGAACGGGAGTATTCGGAAGAAGAATTCTTCTCGGTCTCTCATTTTTCGCGCAAAAAGGAATTTGACGACGTCAGCTTTTCTGTGCGCAAGGGAGAAATCTTTGGTGTTGCAGGCCTCGTGGGTGCGGGACGTACGGAGCTTTTCAGTTGTATTTACGGACTGACGAAGCGCGACAGCGGCACAGTCAGGCTGGACGGCAAAGAAGTGGAGATCCATACGCCGCATGAAGCGATCGCGCAGGGAATCGGTCTGGTACCCGAAGAACGGCGCAAGCAGGGAATGTTCCCGGTGATCCCCGTTTATGAAAATATCATGCTGCCCTCTTATGACAAGACTAAAAAGGGCGTGGTAATCGATTTTAATACCGTCAAAAAGGAATCGGACGAATATATCAAAAAACTCCGTATCAAAACGCCGTCGGGCAATGTCCCCATTAAGAGCCTGTCGGGCGGTAACCAGCAAAAGGTCATCCTTGCCCGCTGGATGGAGAAAAAAGTAAAATTACTTATTTTAGACGAACCGACGCGAGGGATCGACGTCCGCGCAAAGGGCGAGATTTACAAATTGATCCGGGAAATGGCCGATACGGGCATCACGGTAATCGTCATATCTTCAGAAATTGAGGAGCTGCTTACTATTTCGGACCGGATGATGATCATGTTCAACGGAAAAGTAAAGGGCATCATTACGCCTGACGACACGGTGGAACGTGAAGATATACTGAAGATTGCACTGCAATAA